In Microvirga lotononidis, a single genomic region encodes these proteins:
- a CDS encoding IS630 family transposase, translated as MKHVDMRKLPAAAQEERRRQVIGLRERGLTYRAIAAQVGLSPTGVFDICQRFAAEGAQGLVSKPRGRKPDEQRLLDAAQEAEIQRLICRHTPDELDLPFALWSRAAVRAVIWQRCGIALAVRTVGKYLARWGFTAQKPLRRAYEQNPAAVRHWLRREYPAIVAAARQARGTIFWGDETGLRADDVRGRGYAPRGRTPVIRVCHRRAGLSLIAAVSNRGALRWMIVDAAVNAAILIRFLQRLIREAKRKVFLILDRLRVHRAARVRDWLTAHRAKIEVFYLPAYSPELNPEECLNADLKQVVTRQAPARSKQQLKRATVSHMRRLSKSPRRVRSYFSHKPVRYAACSRQ; from the coding sequence ATGAAGCACGTGGACATGCGCAAGCTGCCGGCGGCGGCTCAAGAGGAGCGCCGGCGGCAAGTCATTGGGCTCCGGGAGCGCGGGCTGACCTACCGGGCGATCGCGGCCCAGGTTGGGCTGTCGCCAACCGGGGTCTTCGACATCTGCCAGCGGTTTGCGGCCGAGGGCGCGCAGGGGCTGGTGAGCAAGCCACGCGGGCGCAAGCCGGATGAGCAACGGCTGCTGGATGCCGCCCAGGAGGCCGAGATTCAGCGCCTGATCTGCCGGCACACCCCGGACGAACTGGACCTGCCGTTCGCCCTGTGGAGCCGGGCGGCGGTGCGTGCGGTGATCTGGCAGCGCTGTGGGATTGCGCTGGCCGTGCGAACCGTGGGCAAGTATCTGGCGCGCTGGGGCTTCACCGCGCAGAAGCCGCTCCGGCGGGCGTACGAGCAGAACCCGGCCGCGGTGCGGCACTGGCTGCGGCGGGAGTACCCGGCCATCGTCGCGGCGGCCCGGCAGGCGCGGGGCACCATCTTCTGGGGTGACGAAACCGGTCTGCGCGCCGACGACGTGCGCGGCCGCGGCTATGCGCCCCGGGGCCGGACGCCGGTGATCCGGGTCTGCCATCGGCGCGCCGGGCTGAGCCTGATCGCGGCGGTGAGCAATCGCGGCGCCTTGCGCTGGATGATTGTCGACGCGGCGGTGAATGCCGCAATCTTGATCCGTTTCCTGCAACGCCTGATCCGCGAGGCAAAGCGCAAGGTGTTCCTGATCCTGGACCGGCTGCGGGTGCATCGCGCCGCCCGGGTCCGCGACTGGCTTACCGCGCATCGGGCGAAGATCGAGGTCTTCTACCTGCCGGCTTACAGCCCGGAGCTGAACCCGGAGGAGTGCCTGAACGCCGACCTGAAGCAGGTTGTCACCCGCCAGGCGCCCGCGCGCAGCAAACAGCAGCTCAAGCGGGCAACGGTCAGCCATATGCGTCGCCTCTCGAAATCGCCCCGGCGCGTCCGAAGCTATTTCAGCCACAAACCCGTCCGCTACGCCGCATGCTCAAGACAATGA
- a CDS encoding IS6 family transposase produces MKNARHPRYARHRFPAEVISYAIWLYFRFPLSLRMVEEMLAARGIEVSRETVRQWALKFGQGYANQIRRRLPAPGDKWHLDEVVISIAGRKHWLWRAVDQHGVVLDILVQSRRNAKAAKRLLRKLLKRQGAAPRVMITDKLASYAAAKREIMPGVEHRQQRGLNNRAENSHPPTRRRERMMKRFKSAGQAQRFLSVHDQVGNLFRRPANTNAADYRKSRVQAFTTWAEVTWAEVTGLAAGF; encoded by the coding sequence ATGAAAAATGCTCGTCATCCTCGCTACGCCCGCCACCGCTTCCCGGCTGAAGTGATCAGCTACGCGATCTGGCTCTATTTCCGGTTTCCCCTGAGCCTGCGCATGGTCGAGGAGATGCTCGCGGCCCGCGGCATCGAGGTCAGCCGCGAGACCGTGCGGCAGTGGGCGCTGAAATTCGGGCAGGGTTATGCCAATCAAATCCGGCGGCGTCTGCCCGCGCCTGGGGACAAGTGGCACCTCGACGAGGTCGTGATCAGCATTGCGGGCCGGAAGCATTGGCTCTGGCGCGCGGTCGACCAGCATGGCGTCGTGCTCGACATCCTGGTTCAAAGTCGCCGGAATGCAAAGGCTGCCAAGCGCCTGCTGCGCAAGCTGCTCAAGAGGCAGGGCGCGGCGCCGCGTGTGATGATCACGGACAAGCTGGCCAGCTATGCCGCCGCGAAGCGAGAGATCATGCCGGGCGTCGAACATCGGCAGCAGCGAGGATTGAACAACCGCGCAGAGAATAGTCATCCGCCAACCCGACGACGCGAACGCATGATGAAGCGCTTCAAATCAGCCGGACAGGCCCAGCGCTTTCTCTCGGTTCACGATCAGGTTGGAAACCTCTTCCGCCGTCCCGCCAACACCAATGCCGCTGATTATCGCAAGTCCCGAGTTCAAGCCTTTACGACTTGGGCCGAGGTGACTTGGGCCGAGGTGACTGGTCTCGCTGCTGGTTTCTGA
- a CDS encoding IS6 family transposase has protein sequence MTLPAISYKRHRFPPQIIAHAVWLYFRLPLSLRLVEEMLFERGILVSYETVRRWARKFGPDYARRLKRKRPSRCDIWHLDEVAVTIAGQKHWLWRAVDQDGYVLDEIVETRRDTRAAKRLLTRLLRKQGVAPKRIITDKLPSYGAARRQIMPKVDHRSHKGLNNRAENSHVPLRKHEQMMRGWICCKFGFFLSFATELRRLVTRKSTTYGDNQSARMDPEMAILEVCNRSCAGSVAGTACCSNREGQAKSVS, from the coding sequence ATGACCCTGCCCGCCATCAGCTATAAGCGCCATCGGTTCCCACCTCAGATTATCGCTCACGCGGTGTGGCTCTATTTCAGGCTTCCACTGAGCTTGCGGCTTGTCGAGGAGATGCTGTTCGAGCGCGGTATTCTCGTCTCGTACGAAACCGTCCGGCGGTGGGCCCGGAAGTTCGGGCCGGATTACGCTCGCCGCCTCAAGCGCAAGAGACCGAGCCGCTGTGATATCTGGCACCTCGACGAGGTCGCGGTCACCATCGCCGGCCAGAAACACTGGTTGTGGCGGGCTGTGGACCAAGACGGATATGTCCTCGACGAAATCGTCGAGACGCGGCGTGACACCAGGGCGGCCAAGCGATTGCTGACCCGGCTGTTGAGAAAGCAAGGCGTAGCGCCGAAGCGTATCATCACCGATAAGCTGCCCTCGTACGGAGCGGCCAGGCGACAAATCATGCCTAAGGTCGACCATCGCTCACACAAGGGATTGAACAACAGGGCCGAGAACTCGCATGTCCCACTGCGGAAGCACGAGCAAATGATGCGGGGCTGGATCTGTTGCAAATTCGGTTTCTTCTTGTCTTTTGCAACTGAGCTTCGAAGGCTCGTGACTAGAAAATCAACCACTTACGGTGACAACCAAAGCGCCAGAATGGACCCTGAAATGGCTATACTCGAAGTTTGCAACAGATCCTGCGCAGGATCGGTCGCGGGCACTGCATGCTGCAGCAACCGGGAGGGACAGGCGAAGTCCGTCTCGTGA
- a CDS encoding LemA family protein — MIKRSVLVGVISLIGLLQAGCDSDVRLSCERARLAWRQVLSLNLERSHQVDSLVEVMRERLPAERELLDEVAAARDGILAVMADGGSIADGQRCRTCVRAELRPSAATARLYEMIKRYPRVTTDSRLMGQVRALQQLEDRIIIAQSDFNSALIQCVQCGTAMNF, encoded by the coding sequence GTGATCAAGCGCTCGGTTCTGGTTGGAGTGATCAGCCTTATCGGCCTCCTTCAGGCAGGTTGCGACTCAGATGTTCGGCTATCTTGTGAGCGCGCGCGCTTGGCATGGAGACAAGTTCTGAGCCTAAATCTGGAGCGCTCCCACCAGGTTGACTCTCTGGTCGAGGTCATGAGGGAGAGGCTCCCAGCAGAACGCGAATTGTTGGATGAAGTTGCTGCCGCCCGAGACGGCATTCTTGCTGTCATGGCAGATGGCGGCTCTATAGCAGACGGCCAGCGTTGCAGAACTTGTGTAAGGGCCGAGCTCCGGCCTTCAGCGGCGACTGCCCGGCTCTACGAGATGATCAAACGTTATCCTCGCGTCACCACTGATAGCAGACTTATGGGGCAGGTCAGAGCACTTCAGCAACTCGAGGATCGAATTATCATTGCACAAAGCGACTTCAACAGTGCGCTTATACAATGCGTACAATGCGGAACTGCAATGAATTTTTGA
- a CDS encoding M16 family metallopeptidase has product MKAMFVAGLVVLQLGAAPAIGAAPPQEPSAPVASAREIVAGVKIPYQSFTLDNGLRVLVHTDRKAPVVAVSVWYNVGSKHEPKGESGFAHLFEHLMFGGSENADASFFEPMQQLGATNLNGTTSYDRTNYYETVPTGALEKTLYLESDRMGHLLGAITQAKLDNQRGVVQNEKRQRDNQPYGLVQYAQAAALFPADHPYGHPPIGSMADLDAASLDDVHGWFRQHYGPNNAVLVLAGDIDLATAKPLVERYFGPIKRGPDSSPIAVAFPTLPARKDETLQDRVATTRLYRTWVVPGLNDPDAVPLAIGASVLGGLASSRLDNVLVRDEKLAVSVSAGLQTFAQVSLFAVSAHVKPGVDPAVVARRLDAIIADLIAEGPTAGEVDRVAIQNAVDTIKSLESVGGKAGTLAEGLLYSNDPDHYAQDLDAYAAATPATVKAALGQWLSRPVYALTVTPGARPADREAQAVTKASKPASAVSQTQVPVVKRAPAPAVGEIADLTVPPVTRARLSNGIEVVYAQRRALPTTQVALSLDAGYAADPKAKRGTAALTTALLQEGTTTLSSLGIAERQETLGASITAGSSMDRTRITLSALTANLGPSLDLFADVALHPAFAPNEVDRGRTQMLARIAEEKTEPGTIAARYLAPALYGRDHPYGMPGTGDAQAVATMTRDDDLAEFHRAWFRPEKAKLFVVSDLPLATLQPLLEARFGTWNGTGPAGTKRFDIPTPAPRPRIVLVDRKDSPQSLITAAVVLAVKGTDDTLALESAAEVVGGSFLSRINMDLREEKGWSYGVWAELEQVRDRMTYTISAPVQADKTGAAIAALLADHQAFLTGKGVTAEELERTRSGMIRALPGAFETAGAVLGAMQENDRLGRPDDYYQQLPTRVRALDPERLDAAMRGTVDPARMTWVVVGDAASVQPQLESLALPVEVVAAP; this is encoded by the coding sequence ATGAAAGCCATGTTTGTCGCGGGGCTCGTCGTCCTGCAACTCGGTGCTGCGCCGGCAATCGGTGCCGCTCCGCCGCAGGAACCAAGCGCGCCGGTTGCGAGCGCGCGCGAGATTGTGGCGGGCGTAAAGATTCCCTATCAGAGCTTCACCCTCGACAACGGGCTGCGCGTCCTCGTCCACACCGATCGCAAGGCGCCGGTGGTCGCCGTGTCGGTCTGGTACAACGTCGGCTCCAAGCACGAGCCCAAGGGCGAGTCCGGCTTCGCGCACCTGTTCGAGCATCTGATGTTCGGCGGCTCGGAGAATGCCGACGCCAGTTTCTTCGAGCCGATGCAGCAGCTCGGCGCGACAAACCTGAACGGCACGACCTCGTACGACCGCACCAACTACTATGAGACAGTCCCAACCGGCGCACTCGAAAAAACGCTCTATCTCGAGTCCGACCGGATGGGACACCTCCTTGGCGCAATCACGCAGGCCAAGCTCGATAACCAGCGCGGCGTTGTCCAGAATGAAAAGCGCCAGCGCGACAATCAGCCATACGGCCTCGTCCAATATGCCCAAGCCGCAGCCCTGTTCCCGGCCGATCATCCCTACGGTCATCCGCCGATCGGGTCGATGGCCGATCTCGATGCCGCCAGCCTGGACGACGTGCATGGCTGGTTCCGCCAGCACTATGGGCCGAATAATGCGGTCCTCGTCCTTGCCGGCGATATCGACCTTGCGACCGCAAAGCCGCTGGTCGAGAGATATTTCGGGCCCATCAAGCGCGGCCCCGACAGCAGCCCGATCGCAGTCGCCTTCCCAACCTTGCCCGCGCGCAAGGACGAGACGCTGCAGGATCGGGTGGCGACGACGCGGCTCTACCGCACTTGGGTGGTGCCGGGGCTCAACGACCCTGATGCGGTGCCGCTTGCGATCGGCGCATCGGTGCTCGGTGGCCTTGCCAGCTCCAGACTCGATAATGTGCTGGTGCGCGACGAGAAGCTCGCGGTCAGCGTTTCGGCCGGCTTGCAGACGTTTGCTCAAGTGAGCCTGTTCGCGGTGAGCGCCCACGTCAAGCCTGGCGTCGATCCCGCGGTGGTTGCGAGACGTCTCGACGCAATCATCGCCGATCTGATTGCTGAAGGCCCGACTGCTGGTGAAGTTGATCGTGTTGCGATCCAGAATGCCGTCGACACAATCAAGTCGCTCGAATCCGTCGGCGGCAAGGCAGGAACGCTGGCCGAAGGGCTGCTCTATTCAAACGATCCTGATCACTATGCCCAAGATCTCGATGCGTACGCCGCGGCCACGCCCGCGACGGTCAAGGCAGCGTTGGGCCAATGGCTGTCCCGCCCGGTCTATGCCCTGACTGTGACGCCAGGCGCGCGCCCGGCCGATCGCGAGGCCCAGGCCGTCACGAAGGCGAGCAAGCCGGCTTCGGCCGTGTCACAGACCCAAGTCCCGGTCGTGAAGCGCGCGCCGGCCCCTGCGGTTGGCGAGATCGCCGACCTGACCGTCCCGCCGGTTACGCGGGCGCGGCTCTCGAACGGGATCGAAGTGGTTTACGCGCAGCGTCGCGCCCTTCCGACGACGCAGGTCGCGCTGAGCCTCGACGCCGGCTATGCCGCCGATCCCAAAGCCAAGCGTGGCACGGCGGCCTTGACCACGGCGTTGCTCCAGGAGGGGACCACAACCCTCAGTTCGCTTGGGATCGCTGAGCGGCAGGAGACGCTGGGCGCGTCGATCACCGCCGGGTCGTCGATGGACCGCACCCGCATTACCCTATCAGCCCTGACCGCCAACCTCGGCCCGTCGCTCGACCTGTTCGCCGATGTCGCCCTGCATCCGGCGTTTGCCCCCAATGAGGTGGACCGCGGCCGAACTCAGATGCTTGCCCGGATCGCCGAAGAAAAGACCGAGCCGGGGACGATTGCGGCGCGTTATTTGGCCCCCGCTCTTTATGGCCGCGATCATCCCTATGGCATGCCGGGGACGGGCGATGCGCAGGCTGTCGCGACGATGACCCGTGATGATGATCTGGCGGAATTCCACCGCGCCTGGTTCCGGCCCGAAAAGGCGAAGCTGTTCGTTGTCAGCGATCTTCCGCTCGCCACCCTGCAGCCGCTGCTCGAAGCCCGCTTTGGCACCTGGAACGGGACCGGCCCCGCCGGGACCAAGCGTTTCGATATCCCAACCCCGGCGCCGCGCCCGCGGATTGTGCTCGTCGATCGAAAGGATTCGCCGCAGTCGCTGATCACGGCCGCCGTCGTCCTCGCCGTCAAAGGGACCGATGACACGCTGGCGCTCGAGAGCGCTGCCGAGGTGGTCGGTGGCAGCTTCCTGTCGCGCATCAACATGGACCTGCGCGAGGAAAAGGGGTGGTCCTATGGCGTCTGGGCAGAACTTGAGCAGGTGCGTGATCGCATGACCTACACGATCAGCGCGCCCGTTCAGGCTGACAAGACCGGTGCGGCCATCGCTGCGCTGCTGGCCGACCATCAGGCGTTTCTCACGGGCAAAGGCGTCACCGCAGAGGAGCTGGAGCGCACCCGGTCCGGCATGATTCGCGCGCTGCCTGGAGCGTTCGAGACGGCAGGTGCGGTGCTGGGTGCGATGCAGGAGAACGATCGCCTCGGCCGGCCTGACGATTACTACCAGCAGCTCCCAACGCGGGTCCGTGCGCTGGATCCGGAGCGGCTCGACGCTGCCATGCGCGGAACGGTCGACCCTGCGCGGATGACGTGGGTCGTCGTTGGCGACGCTGCCTCCGTCCAGCCGCAACTCGAGAGCCTGGCATTGCCGGTGGAGGTGGTTGCCGCGCCCTGA
- a CDS encoding LysE family translocator, which translates to MQDNVWTTLTTLSIYAGVIISPGPNFALVSRLAMSGALPSALGATLGLSLAATFYAVLSMTGLAVLIVRVDWVASAIQIVGGAYLVYLGISNWSSSAACDDSVPPSSRTFWSGLRVGTLVELTNPKGIVFFLGLYAVAISADADTSVKLIVLLGGFVLEMVWYGFVAMLMSSPPAQAAYRKSRAWIDRFAGTLLIGFGIKMLSERL; encoded by the coding sequence ATGCAAGACAATGTTTGGACAACTCTTACAACCTTGAGTATATATGCTGGCGTAATCATAAGCCCAGGCCCAAATTTTGCTTTGGTATCGCGCTTGGCGATGTCGGGCGCCTTGCCATCGGCTTTGGGGGCCACTTTAGGTCTATCGCTCGCAGCGACCTTTTACGCAGTTCTGTCCATGACTGGGCTTGCCGTGCTGATCGTGCGTGTGGACTGGGTCGCGTCGGCTATTCAGATCGTTGGAGGCGCGTATCTAGTATATCTTGGCATTTCCAATTGGTCATCGTCGGCAGCATGCGATGACAGCGTGCCTCCCTCCAGTAGGACGTTTTGGTCCGGTCTTCGCGTAGGGACACTGGTGGAATTGACCAATCCAAAGGGCATCGTGTTCTTCCTCGGATTGTATGCCGTTGCAATTTCCGCTGATGCGGACACATCTGTAAAGCTCATCGTCCTGCTTGGCGGCTTTGTACTGGAGATGGTGTGGTACGGATTCGTAGCCATGCTGATGTCGTCTCCTCCCGCTCAAGCGGCATACAGGAAGTCCAGGGCCTGGATCGACAGGTTTGCGGGAACGTTGCTTATCGGCTTTGGTATAAAGATGCTCTCCGAGCGCCTCTGA
- a CDS encoding aminotransferase-like domain-containing protein, translating to MLLKSPWEPYLVAMDAQPSGRLVRALADDILEGRLAANDRLPPHRDVAYRLGIGVGTVTKAYAILERRGLIRSERGRGTFVTTIPRTTEAMIDLSVNTPPRLIGERMLAKTLMNIARDIDVDLFARYPPDAGHIEHRRQMAQWLTGLGMHVKVEQLLLCNGAQQALAVAFAVASKPGGTIITESQTYPGAIALTRHTFYQLKGIETDREGMRPEALDDALDRASGGVVYVTPTMQNPTTATMGERRRLEISDVCRKHEALIVEDDVYSLGSSGFPPLAMLAPERTFYVNSLSKTVSPGLRIGCLVAPPSHIDKAEAALSATSSTMSPFSCAVMTEWLVSGIAQTVRTSIKVESSRRLDLARSYLGEVAVFPDHEGFHIWFPMSHHEAESFVAANLAVGIRVTPPTATKVDPNANDGGVRLCVGGPELPDLTTALEKLSVILKNSGKPEQPQRSYV from the coding sequence ATGCTTCTCAAATCCCCGTGGGAGCCGTATCTCGTTGCTATGGATGCCCAGCCAAGTGGACGGTTGGTAAGAGCCTTGGCAGATGACATTCTTGAGGGCCGGCTCGCAGCAAACGACCGCCTGCCGCCACACCGTGATGTCGCCTACCGCCTTGGTATTGGCGTGGGAACGGTGACCAAGGCTTATGCCATCCTTGAGCGCCGTGGGTTGATACGCAGCGAAAGAGGGCGAGGGACTTTCGTCACCACCATTCCCAGGACAACGGAGGCGATGATCGACCTCAGTGTAAACACGCCACCGCGATTGATTGGCGAGCGGATGCTTGCGAAGACACTGATGAATATTGCACGCGATATAGACGTCGACTTGTTCGCTCGATACCCCCCTGACGCTGGACACATCGAACATCGCAGGCAGATGGCTCAATGGCTTACCGGGCTTGGGATGCATGTGAAGGTGGAGCAACTCCTGCTATGCAACGGTGCTCAACAAGCATTGGCGGTTGCTTTTGCCGTGGCAAGCAAGCCGGGTGGAACGATCATCACCGAGTCTCAGACCTATCCTGGCGCAATTGCCCTGACACGCCATACCTTTTATCAACTAAAAGGCATTGAAACCGACCGTGAGGGAATGCGGCCAGAAGCCCTCGATGATGCGCTGGATCGAGCATCCGGCGGGGTTGTTTACGTGACTCCCACAATGCAGAATCCCACGACAGCAACCATGGGAGAACGCCGTCGGCTTGAGATTTCAGACGTCTGCAGAAAACACGAGGCTCTGATTGTCGAGGACGACGTGTATTCACTCGGTTCATCAGGATTTCCGCCCCTCGCTATGCTAGCTCCTGAACGGACCTTCTATGTAAACAGTCTCTCAAAGACGGTCAGTCCAGGCTTGCGTATTGGCTGTCTTGTCGCTCCACCTAGCCATATTGACAAGGCTGAAGCCGCTTTGTCGGCGACCTCGTCGACGATGTCGCCGTTTTCTTGCGCGGTGATGACCGAATGGCTCGTGAGCGGAATAGCTCAAACTGTTCGGACATCCATCAAGGTTGAATCGTCAAGGAGATTGGATCTGGCTAGATCCTATCTGGGCGAGGTGGCCGTTTTCCCTGATCATGAGGGTTTTCATATCTGGTTTCCAATGTCCCATCACGAAGCCGAGAGCTTCGTGGCAGCAAACCTCGCGGTTGGAATCCGCGTGACACCGCCGACAGCCACCAAGGTAGATCCCAATGCCAATGACGGCGGGGTGCGGCTTTGCGTGGGCGGTCCCGAACTGCCCGATCTTACGACAGCATTGGAGAAGCTGTCGGTCATTCTCAAGAATTCTGGGAAACCTGAACAGCCACAGCGATCGTATGTTTAA
- a CDS encoding 2-aminoethylphosphonate--pyruvate transaminase, producing MKVDLGSRDEAFKQVTQRVRERLLFVSGGQTTHSAIPIQGSGTFAMEASLTTFLGQDDKALVCVNGLYGERIATILAKIGIAFQVVRFSDAAPVDLTVVERTISQDKGFTHLCIVHCETTTGLVNPLHDLVEIGRRHGMVTIVDAMSSFGGLRLEDDIGGIDILVSSGNKCIEAPAGVAFAIVSNQLLNLGKSYARSYCLDILDQWRSFEEHREWRTTPPTHVVQAFDKALEGLIEEGISARNARYSGVRGKLLFGLRPLGFRTVIPPEYQSPICLAFCSAELVPDEASFAAYYRALADNRIYIYAKFHEATTTFRIGCIGQIRDSWIDQLLAVTTKHFRISPSIRRIGKLQEHRNAEEE from the coding sequence ATGAAGGTAGACTTGGGGTCGAGAGATGAAGCATTCAAACAAGTCACGCAACGCGTGAGAGAACGGTTGCTATTTGTTTCCGGCGGGCAGACAACTCACTCGGCCATACCTATACAGGGTAGCGGCACCTTTGCGATGGAGGCGTCCCTCACCACTTTCCTGGGTCAGGACGACAAAGCTCTTGTGTGCGTCAACGGGCTTTATGGCGAACGCATTGCAACAATTCTTGCAAAGATCGGGATAGCCTTCCAGGTGGTTCGCTTCTCTGACGCGGCGCCCGTAGATCTGACGGTTGTGGAGCGCACAATTAGTCAAGACAAGGGATTTACCCATTTGTGCATTGTCCACTGCGAGACCACGACCGGCCTCGTCAACCCACTTCACGACCTCGTGGAGATTGGTCGACGACATGGCATGGTTACAATCGTCGATGCGATGAGTTCGTTCGGAGGACTCCGACTGGAGGACGACATTGGCGGTATCGACATCTTAGTTTCCTCGGGGAATAAGTGCATAGAGGCTCCTGCAGGCGTTGCCTTTGCGATTGTGTCTAACCAGCTGCTGAATTTGGGAAAATCCTATGCACGTTCATATTGCCTCGACATTCTGGACCAGTGGCGGAGCTTTGAAGAGCACCGCGAATGGCGGACAACTCCTCCGACCCACGTGGTACAAGCCTTTGACAAGGCGCTCGAGGGACTTATCGAGGAAGGTATTTCTGCAAGAAACGCTCGGTACTCAGGAGTTAGAGGGAAGCTCCTTTTCGGGTTGAGGCCTCTCGGTTTCCGGACGGTGATTCCGCCGGAATACCAATCTCCAATATGCTTGGCGTTCTGTTCAGCTGAACTCGTACCTGACGAGGCATCCTTCGCTGCCTACTACCGGGCGCTCGCTGACAATAGAATCTACATCTACGCAAAATTCCATGAGGCAACGACCACATTCCGCATCGGTTGTATCGGGCAAATTCGAGATTCCTGGATCGATCAACTGCTGGCGGTAACGACCAAGCACTTTCGCATTTCGCCTTCTATTCGCCGCATAGGTAAGCTGCAGGAGCATCGCAATGCTGAAGAAGAATGA
- a CDS encoding O-acetylhomoserine aminocarboxypropyltransferase/cysteine synthase family protein produces the protein MLKKNDEQARWAHPATASLHAGFRSDPTTKAVCVPIYQNTAYELEGDLSKIADVYNVKEDGYTYTRIINPTTRALEARFAAVDNAADCLAVASGQAATFTALANLCSGQPGDNVVASPFLYGNTWNLLHNTFRRLGIEARTAGNSDPAEFERHIDDRTICLFGECVSNPILDPLPLRNLVEIGRKRGIPVVVDNTTTPLVCRPARLGANMATYSATKYVCGHGTTLGGLISDYGNFPFHQFPNRFPLFSGPDEAHGGILWPQAVQEVNDLGKSAALLKARMTWLRDVGACASPFNSFQLLQGLETLHLRMRQHCESAAAVAEMLEDHPKVVRVTYPSLFTGRKKELADDLFDKSYGYGAMLMFEVSDAANGRALIENIEMLYHVSNVGDARTLITHPVSTTHTTVPRETRMAAGINDGTIRLCIGLEHTEDIIRDLERALSAVN, from the coding sequence ATGCTGAAGAAGAATGATGAGCAAGCGCGTTGGGCCCATCCCGCAACCGCATCACTCCATGCAGGCTTCAGGAGTGATCCTACAACAAAAGCAGTGTGCGTACCGATATATCAAAATACCGCATACGAACTCGAGGGAGACCTTTCCAAGATCGCTGACGTCTACAATGTAAAAGAAGACGGATACACTTACACTCGGATCATCAATCCGACGACGAGGGCGCTTGAGGCACGATTTGCCGCTGTTGACAATGCAGCGGATTGCTTGGCTGTCGCCTCAGGTCAGGCCGCGACCTTCACTGCACTGGCAAACCTATGCAGTGGCCAACCAGGTGATAACGTCGTTGCCTCTCCCTTCCTCTATGGAAACACATGGAACCTGCTTCACAATACGTTTCGCAGGCTTGGTATTGAAGCGCGAACTGCCGGGAATTCCGACCCTGCCGAGTTCGAAAGACACATTGATGACCGCACCATTTGCTTATTCGGTGAGTGTGTCTCCAATCCGATCCTCGATCCGCTGCCATTGCGCAATCTAGTCGAGATCGGGCGAAAAAGAGGCATTCCGGTTGTGGTGGACAACACGACCACCCCCCTCGTCTGCCGCCCCGCGAGGCTCGGCGCGAATATGGCAACGTATTCTGCGACCAAGTACGTTTGTGGACACGGCACTACCCTTGGCGGCTTGATTTCGGACTACGGAAATTTCCCTTTTCATCAGTTTCCCAACCGCTTTCCCTTGTTTTCAGGGCCCGACGAAGCGCACGGCGGCATCCTCTGGCCCCAAGCCGTACAGGAGGTCAATGATCTCGGAAAGAGTGCAGCACTCCTGAAGGCACGAATGACGTGGCTACGCGATGTTGGCGCTTGCGCGAGCCCGTTCAACAGCTTTCAGCTTTTGCAAGGACTGGAAACATTGCATCTACGGATGCGCCAGCATTGCGAAAGCGCCGCAGCGGTCGCTGAGATGCTGGAAGACCATCCGAAGGTTGTACGGGTGACGTATCCATCACTGTTCACTGGGCGGAAGAAGGAACTCGCGGACGACCTGTTCGACAAGAGCTATGGCTACGGGGCCATGCTCATGTTCGAAGTCAGTGACGCTGCAAATGGACGCGCGCTCATCGAAAACATTGAGATGCTCTACCACGTCTCGAACGTTGGAGATGCACGCACCCTCATCACGCATCCGGTGTCCACGACCCACACGACGGTGCCTCGAGAAACGAGAATGGCCGCCGGTATCAATGATGGAACGATCCGCCTCTGTATTGGCCTCGAACATACAGAGGACATCATACGGGACTTGGAGCGAGCGCTTTCAGCCGTCAATTAA